In Melospiza melodia melodia isolate bMelMel2 chromosome 20, bMelMel2.pri, whole genome shotgun sequence, a single genomic region encodes these proteins:
- the TTC28 gene encoding tetratricopeptide repeat protein 28 isoform X2, giving the protein MMKWQPRKKAYFRQGVALQYLGRHADALAAFASGLAQDPKSLQLLVGMVEAAMKSPMRESLEPTYQQLQKMKLDKSPFVVVSVIGQELLTAGHHGASVVVLEAALKIGTCSLKLRGSVFSALSSAYWSLGNTEKSTGYMQQDLDVAKSLGDQTGECRAHGNLGSAFFSKGNYREALTNHRHQLVLAMKLKDREAASSALSSLGHVYTAIGDYPNALASHKQCVLLAKQSKDELSEARELGNMGAVYIAMGDFENAVQCHEQHLKIAKELGNKREEARAYSNLGSAYHYRRNFDKAMSYHNYVLELAQELAEKAIEMRAYAGLGHAARCMQDLERAKQYHEEQLHIAESLQDRAAEGRASSNLGIIHQMKGDYDTALRLHKTHLSIAQELSDYAAQGRAYGNMGNAYNALGMYDQAVKYHRQELQISMEVNDRASQASTHGNLAVAYQALGAHDRALQHYQNHLNIARELRDIQSEARALSNLGNFHCTRGEFVQAAPYYEQYLRLSPELQDMEGEGKVCHNLGYAHYCLGNYEEAVKYYEQDLALAKDLHDKLSQAKAYCNLGLAFKALMDFNKAEECQKYLLSLAQSLNNSQAKFRALGNLGDIFVCKKDVHGAIKFYEQQLSLAHHVKDRRLEANAYAALGSAYRMVQKCDKALGYHTQELEVYQELGDMSGECRAHGHLAAVYMSLGKYTMAFKCYEEQLELGQKLKDPSIEAQVYGNMGITKMNMNVMEEAIGYFEQQLAMLQQLSGNESVLDRGRAYGNLGDCYEALGDFEEAIKYYEQYLSVAQSLNRMQDQAKAYRGLGSGHRAMGSLQQALVCFEKRLVVAHELGEAFNKAQAYGELGSLHSQLGNYEQAISCLERQLNIAREMKDRALESDAACGLGGVYQQMGEYETALQYHQLDLQIAEETKNPAGQGRAYGNLGLTYESLGTYERAVVYQEQHLSIAAQMNDLVAKTVSYSSLGRTHHALQNYSQAVMYLQEGLRLAEQLGRREDEAKIRHGLGLSLWASGNLEESQHQLYRASALFETIRHEVQLSTDYKLSLFDLQTSSYQALQRVLVSLGHHDEALAVAERGRTRAFADLLVERQTGQQDSDPYSPVTLDQVLETVNGQRGLVLYYSLAAGYLYSWLLAPGAGILKFHEYYLGDSLTENAGDFHEANSVALQTLTNSALEQHISSVREALGVDSYYTRACASSETESEAGDIMDQQFEEMNNKLNSMTDPTGFLRMVSRNNLLNRSCQSMTSLFSSTMSPVKDGTSSLPRRQTSFTKPPLRALYDLLIGPMEGGLMHSSGPVGRHRQLVLVLEGELYLIPFALLKGSSSNEYLYERFSLIAVPSIQSLNPSSKSHVRKNTPAYSSSTSMAAVIGNPKLPSAVMDRWLWGPMPSAEEEAYMVSELLGCQPLVGSSSTKERVMSALTQAECVHFATHISWKLAALVLTPNTDSNPASSKSSFGNPYTIPESLRMQDDASDVESISDCPPLQEFLLTAADVLDLRLPVKLVVLGSYQESNSKVTSDGVIGLTRAFLAAGAQCVLVSLWPIPVAASKMFVHAFYSSLLNGMKASAALGEAMKTVQSSKQFSHPANWAGFMLIGSDMKLNSPSSLVGQALTEILQHPDRARDALRVLLHLVEKSLQRIQNGQHNSMYTSQQSVENKVGGIPGWQALLTAVGFRLDPPASGLPAAVFFPTSDPGDRLQQCSTTIQSLLGLPNPALQALCKLITASETGEQLINRLHQVLVQLQAGEKEQDFPSAPIQVSISVQLWRLPGCHEFLAALGFDLCEVGQEEVILKTGKQATRRTMHFALQSLLALFDSTELPKRLSLDSSSSLESLASAQSASNPVPQYQNPPFSPTCPDSLASDAISVYSLSSIASSMSFVSKPENVLDGAGHRGRQDYERPKNIYPHRSAAQSQLSPQASAASKDEEEYEGFSIISNEPLASYQENVKPRFSPDHKQPKTSQNGGIKASINSKGSISTPNSPVKMTLIPSPNSPFQKVGKLASSDTGESDQSSTETDSTVKSQEDSNPKLDPQELAQKILEETQSHLIAVERLQRSSSSQISKSSSSEDGAPSPGGVSAFRSSETSAFSRPLSSSHRNQASSPLAIKPKPPTRSSSLQKVSSGYNSPTTSEMSNREGTGQYSGQPSPGCDSHGSLSEQPPFKLKYPSSPYSAHISKSPRNISPSSGHQSPGGSTPSPALSYSSAGSARSSPADAPDIDKLKLAAIDEKVQAIHNLKMFWQSTPHHSTGPIKILRGAPGTMTSKKDVLSLLNLSPRHSKEESAEKLELKDLSIGQHLAASPQKIPPNGHRCPETTNSMTSAHSSPGNTLGAVRPLRLPAGNGYKFLSPGRFFPSSKC; this is encoded by the exons GCAGCATCCTCAGCACTGAGCAGCCTGGGCCACGTGTACACAGCCATCGGGGACTACCCCAACGCCCTGGCCAGCCACAAGCAGTGCGTGCTCCTCGCCAAGCAGTCCAAGGATGAGCTCTCCGAGGCGCGCGAGCTGGGCAACATGGGAGCAGTGTACATCGCCATGGGGGACTTTGAGAACGCAGTGCAGTGCCACGAGCAGCACCTGAAGATCGCCAAGGAGCTGGGCAACAAGCGGGAGGAGGCTCGAGCCTACAGCAACCTGGGCAGCGCTTACCACTACCGCAGGAACTTTGACAAGGCCATGTCCTACCACAACTACGTGCTGGAGCTGGCCCAGGAGCTGGCTGAGAAGGCCATTGAGATGAGAGCTTATGCTGGCCTGGGCCATGCAGCTCGATGTATGCAAGATCTGGAGAGGGCTAAGCAGTACCACGAAGAGCAGTTGCACATTGCTGAGAGCCTGCAGGACCGAGCTGCTGAAGGCAGAGCCTCCTCCAATCTAG GAATCATTCACCAGATGAAGGGTGACTACGACACGGCGCTGCGGCTGCACAAGACACACCTGTCCATAGCGCAGGAGCTGAGCGATTACGCGGCCCAGGGCCGGGCCTACGGCAACATGGGCAACGCCTACAACGCCCTGGGCATGTACGACCAGGCCGTCAAGTACCACCGGCAGGAGCTGCAGATCTCCATGGAAGTCAACGACCGAGCTTCTCAGGCATCCACACACGGCAACCTGGCTGTGGCTTATCAGGCTCTGGGGGCCCATGACCGCGCTCTGCAGCACTACCAGAATCATCTCAACATCGCCCGGGAGCTGCGGGACATCCAGAGCGAGGCACGAGCCCTCAGCAATTTGGGCAACTTCCACTGCACACGGGGAGAGTTCGTGCAGGCGGCTCCGTACTATGAGCAGTACCTGcgcctgtccccagagctgcaggacatGGAAGGAGAGGGGAAGGTTTGCCACAACCTTGGCTATGCCCATTATTGCCTCGGGAACTATGAGGAAGCTGTTAAGTACTATGAGCAGGATCTTGCCCTAGCAAAGGATCTTCATGACAAGCTGAGCCAAGCCAAAGCCTATTGCAACCTGGGCCTGGCCTTCAAAGCCTTGATGGACTTCAACAAAGCAGAGGAGTGTCAAAAGTAcctgctgtccctggcacagTCTCTGAACAATTCCCAGGCCAAATTCCGAGCTCTGGGGAACTTGGGGGATATTTTTGTCTGTAAAAAAGATGTACATGGTGCAATAAAATTTTATGAGCAGCAGTTGAGCTTAGCCCATCACGTTAAAGACAGGAGACTGGAAGCCAATGCCTatgcagccctgggctctgcataCAGGATGGTGCAGAAATGTGACAAGGCTTTGGGTTACCACACACAGGAGCTGGAGGTGTACCAGGAGCTGGGGGATATGTCGGGTGAATGCAGAGCACATGGTCACCTTGCTGCAGTGTACATGTCCCTTGGGAAGTACACCATGGCCTTCAAGTGCTACGAGGAGCAGTTGGAGCTGGGCCAGAAGTTGAAGGACCCCAGCATCGAAGCCCAGGTCTACGGTAACATGGGCATTACCAAGATGAACATGAATGTCATGGAGGAAGCCATTGGCTACTTTGAGCAGCAGCTGGCcatgctgcagcagctcagcGGGAACGAATCCGTACTGGATCGCGGCCGAGCCTATGGGAACCTGGGAGATTGTTATGAGGCTCTGGGAGATTTTGAGGAAGCTATAAAGTATTATGAACAGTACCTGTCTGTGGCTCAAAGCTTGAACCGTATGCAAGATCAGGCCAAGGCCTACCGAGGCTTGGGCAGTGGGCACAG GGCCATGGGAAGTTTACAGCAGGCTCTGGTGTGCTTTGAGAAGAGGCTTGTAGTGGCACACGAGCTGGGGGAGGCATTTAACAAAGCCCAGGCTTACGGGGAGCTGGGGAGCCTGCACAGCCAGCTGGGCAACTACGAGCAAGCCATCTCTTGCCTGGAGAGGCAGCTGAACATCGCCCGGGAGATGAAGGACCGAGCCCTGGAGAGCGACGCCGCCTGTGGCCTGGGCGGGGTCTACCAGCAGATGGGCGAGTACGAGACAGCCCTGCAGTACCACCAGCTGGACCTGCAGATCGCCGAGGAGACCAAGAACCCCGCGGGGCAGGGCCGCGCCTACGGCAACCTGGGCCTCACCTACGAGTCCCTGGGCACCTACGAGAGGGCTGTGGTGTATCAGGAGCAGCACCTCAGCATCGCGGCGCAGATGAACGACCTCGTGGCCAAAACCGTGTCCtacagcagcctggggaggacTCATCATGCTTTACAGAACTACTCCCAGGCTGTGATGTACCTGCAGGAAG GACtgaggctggcagagcagctgggTCGCAGAGAAGACGAAGCCAAAATCCGTCACGGCCTTGGCCTCTCCCTGTGGGCGAGCGGGAACCTGGAGGAGTCCCAGCACCAG CTGTACCGCGCCTCCGCGCTGTTTGAGACCATCCGCCACGAGGTGCAGCTGAGCACTGATTACAAGCTGTCCCTCTTCGACCTGCAGACATCCTCCTATCAGGCCCTGCAGCGAGTTCTTGTCAGCCTGG GTCACCATGATGAGGCACTGGCAGTAGCAGAGAGAGGACGAACAAGGGCTTTTGCTGACCTGCTCGTGGAACGTCAGACTGGGCAGCAGGACTCAGATCCCTACTCTCCTGTGACCCTTGACCAGGTCCTGGAGACTGTGAATGGTCAGAGGGGACTTGTTCTCTACTACTCACTGGCTGCAGGTTATCTGTACAGCTGGCTGCTGGCTCCTGGGGCAG GAATTCTGAAATTCCATGAGTATTATCTGGGTGACAGCCTGACAGAAAATGCTGGGGACTTCCATGAAGCCAACAGCGTGGCCCTGCAGACACTGACAAACTCAGCACTGGAGCAGCACATCTCCAGCGTgagggaggctctgggggtgGATTCCTACTACACCAG AGCCTGTGCTAGCAGCGAGACAGAGAGTGAAGCTGGGGATATCATGGACCAGCAGTTTGAGGAGATGAATAACAAGCTGAACTCAATGACTGATCCAACTGGCTTCCTGAGGATGGTCAGCAGGAACAACCTATTGAACAG GAGCTGTCAGAGCATGACCAGCCTGTTCAGCAGTACCATGTCTCCTGTTAAGGATGGAACATCATCACTTCCCAGGAGGCAGACTTCTTTCACCAAGCCCCCCCTCCGTGCTCTCTACGACTTACTGATAGGACCCATGGAAGGA GGTTTGATGCATTCCAGTGGGCCTGTGGGCCGCCACCGCCAGCTGGTCCTGGTTCTGGAGGGAGAGCTGTACCTCATTCCCTTTGCTCTGCTGAAGGGCAGCTCCTCCAACGAGTACCTCTACGAGCGCTTCAGCCTCATTGCAGTGCCCTCCATCCAGTCACTGAACCCCAGCTCCAAG TCCCATGTGAGGAAGAATACTCCTGCTTACTCCAGTTCTACCTCAATGGCAGCTGTGATAGGAAATCCCAAGCTCCCTTCAGCAGTTATGgacaggtggctctggggacctATGCCCTCTGCAGAAGAGGAAGCCTATATGGTGTCTGAGTTACTTGGCTGCCAGCCCTTAGTTGGCAGCTCATCAACAAAAGAGAGAGTCATGAGTGCCCTGACTCAGGCAGAATGTGTCCATTTTGCAACCCACATCTCCTGGAAACTGGCTGCCTTGGTCCTGACACCCAACACTGACAGCAACCCagccagcagcaagagctccttTGGGAACCCCTACACAATCCCAGAGTCTCTCAGGATGCAGGATGATGCCAGTGATGTGGAGAGCATCTCGGACTGCCCTCCTCTCCAGGAGTTCCTGCTTACAGCGGCTGACGTGCTGGACCTGCGTCTTCCTGTCAAGCTGGTGGTTCTTGGCTCTTACCAAGAGTCCAACAGCAAAGTCACTTCTGATGGAGTCATTGGCTTGACAAGAGCATTCCTGGCTGCTGGGGCTCAGTGTGTCCTTGTGTCCCTCTGGCCCATTCCTGTGGCTGCTTCCAAAATGTTTGTGCACGCCTTCTACTCCTCTCTCTTGAACGGGATGAAAGCCAGCGCAGCCCTGGGAGAAGCAATGAAAACTGTGCAGAGCAGCAAGCAGTTCTCCCACCCAGCCAACTGGGCAG GCTTCATGCTTATTGGGAGTGATATGAAGCTGAACAGCCCTTCCTCACTGGTAGGACAGGCCCTGACTGAGATCCTGCAGCACCCTGACAgggcccgggatgctctgcgagTTCTCCTTCATCTG GTGGAGAAATCATTGCAGCGGATCCAGAACGGGCAGCACAACTCCATGTACACCTCCCAGCAGAGTGTGGAGAATAAAGTTGGTGGCATTCCAGGCTGGCAGGCACTCCTCACAGCAGTGGGATTTCGGCTGGACCCTCCAGCCAGCGGCCTCCCAGCAGCAGTGTTCTTCCCAACCTCAGACCCTGGGGACAGGCTGCAGCAGTGCAGCACCACCATCCAGTCCCTGCTAG GTTTGCCTAACCCTGCACTTCAGGCACTTTGTAAACTTATCACAGCTTCAGAAACAGGAGAGCAGCTTATCAACAGG CTGCATCAAGTCCTGGTTCAACTTCAAGCAGGAGAAAAGGAGCAAGATTTCCCCTCTGCACCAATCCAGGTCTCCATCAGTGTCCAGCTCTGGAGGCTGCCTGGCTGTCATGAGTTTCTGGCAGCTCTAG GTTTTGACCTCTGTGAAGTTGGCCAAGAGGAGGTCATTCTGAAAACTGGGAAACAAGCTACCAGGAGGACCATGCACTTTGCTCTACAATCCTTGCTGGCACTTTTTG atTCTACAGAGCTGCCCAAGCGCCTTAGCCTGGACAGTTCCTCATCACTGGAGTCATTGGCTTCTGCTCAGTCTGCTTCCAACCCTGTACCCCAGTATCAAAACCCTCCATTCTCTCCCACCTGTCCAGACAGCCTTGCCTCAGATGCCATTTCTGTGTACAGCCTGAGCTCCATTGCTTCTTCCATGAGCTTTGTTTCCAAGCCAGAGAATGTGCTGGATGGGGCAGGACACAGAGGGAGGCAGGATTATGAGAGGCCCAAGAATATCTATCCACACAGGTCTGCAGCCCAGAGCCAGCTGTCACCACAAGCCTCTGCAGCCAGCAAAGATGAGGAAGAGTATGAAGGTTTCTCTATCATCAGCAATGAGCCTTTGGCCAGTTACCAAGAAAACGTAAAACCAAGATTTTCCCCTGATCACAAACAGCCCAAAACTAGTCAGAATGGAGGCATTAAAGCATCCATCAACTCCAAAGGGAGCATAAGTACTCCAAATTCTCCTGTCAAAATGACTCTCATCCCCAGCCCAAATTCACCTTTCCAAAAAGTTGGGAAACTTGCAAGCTCTGATACTGGGGAATCTGACCAGTCTAGCACTGAGACTGACAGCACCGTCAAATCCCAGGAGGACAGCAATCCAAAGCTTGATCCACAAGAGTTGGCCCAAAAAATTCTGGAGGAAACTCAGAGTCACCTCATTGCTGTTGAACGCcttcagaggagcagcagcagccagatcagcaagagcagcagctctgaggaTGGAGCTCCCAGCCCCGGTGGCGTGTCCGCCTTCCGCTCCTCGGAGACCAGCGCCTTCAGCCGCCCGCTCAGCTCCAGCCACAGGAACCAGGCTTCTTCACCTCTTGCCATCAAACCAAAGCCTCCAACGAGGAGTTCATCCCTTCAGAAGGTGAGCTCTGGCTACAACAGCCCCACCACGTCGGAGATGTCAAACAGAGAAGGCACAGGTCAGTACAGTGGGCAGCCGTCTCCGGGTTGTGACTCACATGGGTCCTTGAGTGAGCAGCCTCCCTTTAAACTCAAGTACCCCAGCTCTCCTTACAGTGCTCACATTTCTAAATCACCCAGAAATATCTCTCCAAGCTCAGGGCATCAGTCTCCTGGTGGCAGCACTCCGTCTCCTGCTCTTTCCTATTCCTCAGCTGGTTCTGCTCGCTCCAGCCCAGCTGATGCCCCAGACATTGACAAATTAAAATTGGCTGCCATCGATGAAAAAGTGCAAGCAATTCACAACTTAAAGATGTTCTGGCAAAGCACTCCCCACCACTCCACTGGTCCAATAAAGATTCTCCGAGGAGCTCCCGGAACAATGACTTCTAAGAAAGATGTCCTCAGCTTGCTCAATTTATCACCACGGCACAGCAAAGAAGAAAGTGCAGAGAAGCTGGAACTGAAGGACCTGTCTATTGGGCAACACCTTGCTGCTTCACCACAGAAGATCCCTCCAAATGGACACAGATGCCCTGAAACCACAAATTCCATGACATCAGCTCATTCCTCACCTGGCAACACTCTGGGAGCTGTGCGTCCCCTGAGGCTGCCAGCTGGGAACGGGTATAAATTTTTGTCACCAGGAAGATTTTTCCCTTCCTCCAAATGTTGA